Genomic window (Elusimicrobiota bacterium):
ACCCAAGATGACCCGGCAGGGCTTCCTGGCCCTGGCCGCGACGGGCCTGGCGGCCGCGATCGGGGCGGTCTTGAGCGCGAGCGGCCTTACGTACTTCATTTCCCCCGCTTTCGGCAAGGACGAGGAGAACTGGATTGACCTTGGCCCCGCCTCGGATATCAAGCCTGGGACTCCGGTCAAGGTGGACTACGTGGAGCGCCGCCGGGACGCCTGGGTGGTCAATGAGAAGCGCTCCTCCGCCTGGATCGCGACCGCGGACGGCAAGGAGTTCACAGCCTTCGACCCTCGCTGCACTCACCTCGGGTGCCCCTACCGCTGGGACCAGGCCAGGGGGCAGTTCCTTTGCCCCTGCCACGACGCGGTCTTTTCCGGAGAGGGGGCCGTGGTTTCCGGCCCGCCGCCGCGGCCCTTGGACCGCTATTCCGTTAAAATCGCCGGAGGCAGGCTCTTGATCCAGCCGCAGCCGCAGAAGGGGGCTTGATGAACCAAGCGTTTTGCCGGGTCGCGCGATGGGTGGCCGAACGGACGGGCTTGGACCAAGTCTGGGAGGCGTTGTTTGCGCGCAAGATCCCCGAGGCCTCGGGGATCGCGGCTTGGCTTTACACGCTGGGAAGCGCCTCCATGTTCGTCTTCTCGGTCCAGGCGTTGACGGGGGCGCTTCTGGCCATGAACTACGTTCCCTCGCCGGATCACGCCTATGACTCAGTGAAATTCATCAGCGAGCGGGTGCTCTTGGGGAGCTTCATCCGGGGACTGCATCACTGGGGGGCAAGCTTCATGGTCGTCCTCGTCGTCCTTCATTTGCTGAGAGTCTATTTCATGGGGGCCTACAAATACCCGCGCGAGGGCACCTGGATGGTCGGGGTCGCTCTTCTGCTCATCGTCATCGGCCTTGGCTTTACGGGCTACCTCCTGCCCTGGGACCAGAAGGCCTATTGGGCCACGGCGGTGGGGACCAATATCGCCGGGCAGACCCCGGTCCTGGGGCCTTATGTCGCGAAGATCCTCAAGGGCGGCAGCGAAATGGGGGCCGCGACCATGACCCGCTTCTACGCCCTGCACGTCCTGGTGCTGCCGGCCTTGGCCCTGGGCCTCATCGCGGTTCACCTGTTTTTGGTGGTCTGGCACGGCATCTCGGAGCCGCCCAGCCGGAAGGATGACGGGGGGCGGCCATGAGCGAGTGGCACGAGGAGTACAAGCGGCGCTACAAGCTCGCCAAGGAAAACGGCAAGTCCTTCTTCCCGCACGCGGTGTTCAAGGACGCGGTCGTTTCCTTTGCCATCCTCTGCGCCCTGTCGTATCTGGCCATAAAGCACGGGGCGGTTCTCGAGGATTTGGCCAATCCCACGGACGCCACTTACAATCCCAGGCCGGAGTGGTATTTTCTCTTCCTCTTCCAGGCCTTGAAGGCTTTCCCGGGCAGACTAGAGCCGGTGGCCGCGGTGGTGCTGCCGGGACTAGGCGTGGGGCTCCTTCTCCTCCTGCCCTTCCTGGATCGGGGCCCAGAGCGCCATCCCCTGCGCCGGCCTTTCTGGACCGCCTTGGGCCTGGGGGGCCTTGGCGGCGTGGCCTTGCTCACCTACGCGGGCTACACGAGCCCTATGCTCAACCCCATCGTGGAAAGCGATCCTCTGGCCTCCCGCGGCCAGCGCCTGTACCAGAGCCTCAACTGCGCTTATTGCCACCAGATATCCGGCAAGGGAGGCGACGTCGGGCCGGCCTTGGATGCGGCGGGGTCCGATCATCCCGAGGATTGGCTTAAAAAGCATTTCCGCGCCCCCCGCTCCGTGTCTCCGGGCTCGGTGATGCCGAAACTCAACCTGCTTGACGAGGAGATCGATGAGCTCACGGCCTACGTCAAATCCCTGGGGGCCGGGGCCCCCTTCACCGCGG
Coding sequences:
- a CDS encoding Rieske (2Fe-2S) protein, with translation MENEGCPCAGRDGGPKMTRQGFLALAATGLAAAIGAVLSASGLTYFISPAFGKDEENWIDLGPASDIKPGTPVKVDYVERRRDAWVVNEKRSSAWIATADGKEFTAFDPRCTHLGCPYRWDQARGQFLCPCHDAVFSGEGAVVSGPPPRPLDRYSVKIAGGRLLIQPQPQKGA
- a CDS encoding cytochrome b N-terminal domain-containing protein translates to MNQAFCRVARWVAERTGLDQVWEALFARKIPEASGIAAWLYTLGSASMFVFSVQALTGALLAMNYVPSPDHAYDSVKFISERVLLGSFIRGLHHWGASFMVVLVVLHLLRVYFMGAYKYPREGTWMVGVALLLIVIGLGFTGYLLPWDQKAYWATAVGTNIAGQTPVLGPYVAKILKGGSEMGAATMTRFYALHVLVLPALALGLIAVHLFLVVWHGISEPPSRKDDGGRP
- a CDS encoding c-type cytochrome, translated to MSEWHEEYKRRYKLAKENGKSFFPHAVFKDAVVSFAILCALSYLAIKHGAVLEDLANPTDATYNPRPEWYFLFLFQALKAFPGRLEPVAAVVLPGLGVGLLLLLPFLDRGPERHPLRRPFWTALGLGGLGGVALLTYAGYTSPMLNPIVESDPLASRGQRLYQSLNCAYCHQISGKGGDVGPALDAAGSDHPEDWLKKHFRAPRSVSPGSVMPKLNLLDEEIDELTAYVKSLGAGAPFTAEAPKLFAENCAACHKIGKNGGEAAPDLSFIGSARDKAYIKRYIVDPGQVNPQSAMPGFKGQMTDVQIDDLARYLSSLR